TGTAGTGTTTTGTATGAGGTACTGTAATTTGTATTGGGAAATAGGCAGAAAGCCAATGCTTATTTATTTGAGGCATTCAAtgtcaatcaattcaatatatttctGCAAAATAAATCCTATCAAGTgagattttgttcttttttctattgTCTTCAAGCTGTTGATTGGTTTATGACATGTGagaagcaagaaaaaagaaaaagaaaaaaaaaaactttaacacgGCCTAATTCCCCCCCAGATTTCCAATTATGATTTACCCATTATATTGGTTTTtctcttgaatttaaattttctaaatGTACATTCCGAATTTAAgaggaaaacaaaatttctGAGACGGTTGTACAAGAGTCAAGGAactaatttatatgtttttcaaaatttagggGCTAAGTAATaatgaggttaaaaatacagggaccaaataaaacaatttactGTTTGGAATTTGCAGCCAAATAAATATCCTTCTTCCTCTACCGCCCCAACCCACGATGCAGTGGAGGTGGTAAAGTTTGCAAACAGCTAGCCACAGATTTGTGTTGCCTCTGCTTAGAAGCTAGGACGGTGACTCAGTGAGTTGAGTTGTAGCTGAGCCGGAAGGAGAGACTAGAACAAACACTCATTAATGGCCACCTTATCCATCTCCACAGCTCTTCAAAAACTCACTCccttcccttcttctttttcttctagtAAGAAACAAAACACATTTGTCTCATTTCCAATCTCAATCCAAAACCCTAACTCTATTAGACTCCCCATTTGTCATGCCACCGCCAAGTCCCAAACTGGACCCGTCAAGAAAcgctcctcctcttcttctacAGCTTCGCCTAATactaacaagaagaagaaaagaagaagtaagGGTGGCAGTGGTGATAATTTGAATTTGAGGGATGTCGAGATTGTTAAAGATGATGGCGGTCTTGCTGATGTCCAGGttgatgacgacgacgacgatgatAGTGATGATAGCTTTTATTCGGATTCGGTTTCAAGAAAAGTATCTACCCATCCAAATATGCCTCTGCCTAAACCACCAGCTGGGTTTGTTGTGGATGATAGTGGAAGGGTTCTCTTGGCTTCTACTAAGCGGATTGTCACCATGgtgatttcttttcttctgctttctattggttttttttcttctaatttataactttttttctgcTTCAGTGCTCTTTGAGTTTCTGTTATTTCTGTGTTTTGCTGCTCCTTTCGGGTGCTCTTtgccgtgttttttttttttgttgggtttttctttctagtttcaTTGCCTTgaaaaaaacgaaaaagaaaaaaaatgggaagATTTGATACGTTAGGGAAATGTTTATTTTCCCATTCAACAATTCAGAAGATTCTGAAGATTTACTGACAGGTTGATCCCACGAATAATTATCCATTGGAGTGTGTTATAAGGAGAATATTTAGAAGTTCACGAGGGGATGAATGCATGCTGCTATGTCCAGCTGACACGTGAGTGACTTTGCTGCAATATATGTGATGGAATACTTGTTGGTGTATTAAATAGATTCATTTTTGCAGGCCTGTTCAGATATTGAAGAGTGTAAATATTGACGGTTGGTCTGCGGTATGTTTCTCTGCTCTTCAATTATGAAACATTAAATGATTGAGTTTTGGCACTGACACTGTTTCTTAATCGTTCGATATCATGCAATGTTTGGTTTCAAATTTGGTATTTCTTGAATGGAACATTGGAAGGGAAAAATTCATCTTTGAAAGATACCTCTTTCTTCCTTTTGCTGAAGGATTCATGGACACAAAAGCACACATTCTGTCATTTTCCCGTCTGCAGCATTGAGGAAATGCCTTCTTTTTTGCAAATAGTAACCAACCCTAGTAGTCTAtaattttctatgttttataGGTCAGTGATGGAGAAGTTGAATCTATTCTTCCAGCTGCTGCATATGCTCTGGCCAAGATACACATGCATTTAGTGCATAGCgggtataattgaatttttaggtGGACAGAAAATATcatgaatcattttttaaaagtttgttcCTGTTCGCATTTCCTACCGTTTGGATTTTTTCTTATCAGACTCTGTTATACGGCAAGAGGAGGGTTTTGTTACTCAGAGGATGACATATTTGATTTCCGGACAGGTATGACCCACCCTTTGATATTTAAACTCCttaagattttgatattttttcgcagctataattaattatataaatatctcaGTGGCCAACTTTTGTTGTGGTATTTCTTAAGTAAAATGTCGTGTCTCTATTGGCATAGTATTCCTGAGAGGTTTCACATGAGTAGTTGCACATACTGGAGCATTCTTAAGACAATGTTTTTgggaaattcttaaaaaaatcatggtgGATTACTATCATTAATCTTCCATTGCTTATTGGAATTGCCCAATAATAGATGCTCTTCAGCATGCATAATGGGTGCATCCCATCACCATATGCAATATGCTATGTCATTTACGATTATGTTTACTACATATGTTATGAAGATGGGCACCTGGgaattttgttatctttgttgttgATACTTCCTTTATATGCTcaactagaattttttttgacttGATTGATTCTTCTGTTTTCAGAACCTGTATGAAGTCCTCTCTTTTTTACCCCTTTTCTCTCTTCCTTACCTACTGACACCCTCTTGCATATATTTCGTGTATTGGGTTTctccaaaaatattgatggataAATATGACAGCTGATATAAGTTATTTTCTTCATGAGATATTTTGCTAAAATGCTGCAGATGATGGGGAAGATATAGATGGTTTGCCAAATGAAGGTGTGGAAATTACATGCTTCCATCTGGTAATGATAATAGCCTTAGGTTCTGAGTATATATGTGTAgtcttaaatttgatttttttttttttttttgaggacaAGCTTCTCCATGTATGTGTGTGCACGCGTGCTTCTAATATAATCTGCAAGCTACTGAGTATCAGTTGATGGCATGAAACAATCGCAAGTTGCATTTGCAAGAGAGCACAAGGATTTGAAGGAAATCTTGGTTGCTGTAAAAACCATTTTTGACAACTTTGCTACTGAACTCCTCCAACTGCACTAGCAAACTCTTCTTTGGCCATATCATAAAATAGTATCTATAGCATCCTTATTTGGGTGTGCACTCTGTTCTTCTTCAGTTTGATGCAAATTATTGTGGTTTTGCAGTTATGTTCACAAAGAATTCATATGCCTGGACTTGGGAATCCAAACtctatattttatcttgttttcttgAAGTGAATATTAACTGGAAGGTCCTAAATGAAGAATTGTTTGAGTTTATCACATATATAGATTGAAGACTATTACTAAGTTATCCTGTGAAGGAAACTGTAAAGATATTCCGCTAGGCTTTAAACAAGCAACCTCTTGGTTTTCATGCCCAACAAACTTTTACCATTGCAATGGACAATTCACCATTACATCACATTAATTGTGGATTGCACTCCCTTCAAatgtttagtttgttttttctttaccttttttttgtcttgCAGGATGGCGCCCATTATATGATTTATACACCATCCGATCCACTTCTTTTTGTCGCTGTTAAGGTACTGTTTTTAATCTGTTCTTCTTATAAATGAAGAGATCTAAGGAGAAGAGGATGTTAGATCCTTAATAAACCTGAAAATGTAGTCCCATGGATAACAATTTAAAGCTCTTTACAGGAGTCCACATGCTTTACTCAATTAGCATCAATGAAACAACAATAATGCTCTGCTATGGTATTGAATTTTGTTGGCTGGAAGGGTTGGATATTTGTATGAAATTCTAGTTTTATCCAAACTTAATGAAAACcagttctattttttattttcaaggcTTGATTTCATGTTGTTTGTTGTGAAAAACTGCCAGAAGTCGATTAAATGAAAGGAGAATTACCagtcaagagagagagagagaagtaaaagaaagaaattaagaaaacttCAATTAGAAGTTTTTGGCTCAAGAACAGGGAGACTCGAGCGAACCATGGAATAGAAATGGAACTTACCGAAGTTGAATTTTGTTTGTGCAGGATCAGGATGGGCAGTTGCAAATAGCTGATGATGTAAGCAACATAAGTTTCATGATGGAGCTTgtttaccttttccttttgtttccatATTGTTCCATTTCCTTTTGCATTAaggattattttcatattttaaatcttcgcttcaaacacacacacacacacactctcatGAGCAGTAGAAAGTAGTACTATAAAAAGACTTGCTGAATTTTTTGTCCCAGAACTGCAATTTGTCTTTTGTAGCATGTAGCAATATTGTTTCTAATCCTACCTTAATGGAATAGGTTAATTGGACTTGCAATTTTACGCCATGCAAGCAAAGTTATGCAAAATAGGTGGCACTTTCCAAATATCATAGATACCCATGGTTGCTGCCTACTAATATTTGTGTCCATGCACATGTGATCAAATTAGCTACCGTGATTTTATCACTCAAGAAGTGTCCAGTTCTTTTTCACTCTCATTTACCAGGAATAGTAATTCCATGCATTGCAGAGGCACATAATGGGATCTTAGCATGGCCTTTGCTTTTGTCGCCCATGGTTAGACCTGTTTGTTCCTTTCCCAAAAACTTGACTCTATGTACTTTATAGCTCCCAACCCTTAGTCAAAAAAAGGTTCCTTCTCAGTAGGCTAAGCATTTACTTGAAGttgttgatataaaaacaagatAGGGTTAGGGAAGTTATGGATTTGAGTTTCTCACCAGAATCAAGATTTGAAGGAATAATGGTGGCCAGTCTGTATCTTGAGAGTAATTACCTGCACAAGGAGGCTCTTCTTGATGAGATTGTTTAAGCATTTCATTGATGTTTCTTATCAAAGTGatgattttcttcatttaaagTTAAGTATAACCACTTGATTTAGCTCTTATACTCTCTGATTATTGTAACAGGATCTCTTAGAGGACCCAGCTATCATAAGTGCCATAGACGAGGAGACCGAATTCAATGCCCTTGTGGTAAGTaggtgctctctctctctttacacAAGCCACCCAATTCCTCAGTGATTAGAGTTTCTTCACACTTTTTTGCAGGAAGAAGAGGCTGCTCTTCTGGAATCGCTGATGGGTGAAAGATGACCATGGAGTTCGCATCAACTTTTGTAAACATGAAACACTCCACTTCCAAGGAAGCGGCTTTTATTTGTTTCTGCTTCAAGATATTTCTCGTGGGAAAGAGAGGCACAAGACCCCActaatttcttttttgcatcttttctgtatatataaaaaattttgtttgatgttaaaaatgtttaaattatatttattagatcTTGACATGTTGGATCCAGAGCTTCACTTTTTTTGAATTGGATTATCCATTACcataaaaacatgaacaaaaattagatgagaaaaggaaaagactACAATGACACGAGACGAGATAAATTGGACGTGAATCAACAGCGCATGTCACGATAAGGGAGACatcgattaaaaaaaacttgattttgattttgattttgtttttaatttgatcgaAGAGATAATGTTATAACTTGAGAAAAGAGTGTCCCAtttgttatttgtttgattttctcctttattatatattaaagtaatttaatttacttattttatctcatttaaaaaattttcgtTTAACCaataatgtaaaatataatttctaaaaaaattgagataaaaaaaaaaaaaaaagaaggtaaactagaggatattttttttataatcaatccTCATAATCGGTAATTGAGGATCGGGCTGTCACGACGACGGAAACAAGTCTTCGGGCAAAACAATCAAGTAGTTAATTTGGGCCGGACCGGGCAATCTCCTCTATAGTTTGAAATACAGAAGCCCAAAACCCAACTACAATTTATTTTACGAAATTACAATTagttcttcctcttctctcttcttctttcctctctcttctctcactctctccctctctccaaTGAAGCCCCTCGCTCCCTTCATCCTTTCCCTCCTCTTCCTCACCTCCCAAACAGTCCTTTCCTTCAAACGAGAAGAATTCCGCAACTGCCACCAAACTCCCTTCTGCAAACGCGCTCGTTCTCGCTCCCCCGGCGCGTGCACTCTAACCCCTCACAGCATCTCCATCTCCAACGGCGACTTAACCGCTACACTACTCTCTAAAACTGATGAACAAATCCGACCcttgattctctccctctccgtCTACCAAGATGGAATCCTACGTCTCAAAATCGACGAAGATTACAACCACCCGGACCCACCTGCTCCTAAACGACGGTTTCAGGTCCCTGATGTCGTCCTTCCAGAGTTCGAATCTAATAAGCTCTGGCTCCAACGACTCTCAACAGAAACTGTTGACGGCGAATCCTCTCCATCAACGGTTGTTTACTTATCTGATGGGTACGACGCCGTTCTCCGTCACGATCCATTTGAGATCTACATTCGTGATAAGAAGTCGGGTAATCAGAAATTAATTTCGCTAAACTCTCATCAGTTATTTGATTTCGAGCAATTGAGAGTGAAACAAGAAAAGCAAGATAGCGACAATAATGAGGATAGTGGTAGTGATGATAATTGGGAGGAGAGGTTTAGGTCTCATACTGATACGAGACCTTATGGGCCACAATCGATTAGCTTTGATGTTTCATTTTATAATGCTGAATTTGTTTCGGGGATTCCGGAACACGCAACGAGTTTGGCGTTGAAGCCGACTAGAGGGCCGGGAGTTGAGAAAGATTCGGAGCCATATAGGCTGTTTAATTTGGATGTGTTTGAGTATTTGAACGAGTCTCCATTTGGATTGTATGGGTCGATTCCTTTGATGATTTCGCATGGCAAAGAAGGGAGGAGTGCGGGGTTCTTTTGGTTGAATGCTGCGGAAATGCAGATTGATGTGTTAGGAGATGGGTGGGATGCGGAGTATGGGATCGAGTTGGTTAAGCAGAAGAGTATTGATACGTTTTGGATGAGTGAGGCGGGGATTGTGGATGCGTTTTTCTTTGTTGGTCCGGGACCAAAAGATGTTGTGAAACAGTATACGAGTGTAACAGGGAGACCTTCGATGCCACAGTTGTTTTCCATTGCGTATCATCAATGTAGGTGGAATTATAGGGATGAAGAGGATGTGGAGAATGTGGATGCAAAATTTGATGAGCATGATATTCCATATGATGTTTTGTGGCTTGATATTGAGCATACAGATGGTAAAAGGTATTTTACATGGGATCCAGTGTTGTTTCCAAACCCAGAGGAGATGCAAAAGAAGTTGGCAGCCAAAGGGAGGCATATGGTGACTATTGTGGATCCTCATATTAAGAGGGATGATTCCTTTAGGGTGCACAAGGAGGCTACTGAGAAAGGGTATTATGTGAGGGATGCAAGTGGAAAGGATTTTGATGGGTGGTGCTGGCCTGGTTCATCTTCTTATTTGGATATGGTTAATCCAGAGATTAGGTCGTGGTGGGGTGATAAGTTCTCGTATGAAAATTATGTTGGTTCAACTCCTTCATTATATATTTGGAATGATATGAATGAGCCTTCTGTCTTCAATGGTCCAGAGGTATGCTTCTTGGTTACTGAAtaatatttctttcctttttattctttcatttattatattttctaatttcctTATATAAGTTGGTAGATGATAGCATGCCACAAGTTTTATGTTCTTACTAGTTTTTGCCAGAAAGACTTAGaatttaaatgttaatgatGAACGAGCCTTGTGCTCACTAGGAGAATGCAGGCGTGGTCTGTGGATAGATTTCAGCTTCCACTTGATTTCCTAATATTAGATAAAGACATGTTGAGAATTGAAATCTAGTGTAAAAATCAAAGTAAGCCATTAGCATTGCAATTTGTAGATAGGTTTATTAACAATACTGGATGATGTCTATTGCATATTCTGTCTTCAGATAATATGGTCCGATAGATTAAATCAATTTTGGTTTGATTATAAGTTTAAATCTTGGAGTGAATGTGCGTACCCTAAGATGTAGCATGCTTGTATAGAAAACCAGGAATTTATTTGATGGCTTAGCTACTTGTAAGAGGCGTTTAAAATGCTGCTTGTCTATGAACTTGAGAACCTAAAggatggaaaaaataatttcatcgcGGCTACATTTCCCATTCTGTCTATTATGATTGGCAATAGCATAAGATTTTGGGCAGAGGCTGTCAAAGAAGTTTAACCCCCAAGAGTTTCTTGGTTTTACAACCCCTccccttcctcctcctcctgatgCAAATCAGGAGACAGGGAAGAAACTAAAGCTGTTATAAGCTTATTAGCTGTTAGTTATATTATCCTTGTTAGCTGGTAGTTTCCTATTCAGATTAGTATTAGGTCTTAATTACGTATTATATTGTAATTCCTTGGCTGGTATTTAAGAGGGGAACAGAACAAAAGATGGGGAGTTTTTTTGTATGCTTGCCAATTGCTTTTCTTTAAACATAAATTGGAGTGATTCCTCTACAGAGAGATTCTGTGTTATTACTTATTGTTCTTATTAGAGTCAATGAGAGGTTGCACCTGAGAGTATTTACATTCCCCCCCCCCTCCTGCTACAGAGAGAATTCTGAACTAGGACTTACGATAAATTCtaccatttattattttttaaaatggagtAACAGAGATGAAAGGGTTTAATGAACTCAATATGTGTTGTAACCAGGTCTCAATGCCAAGAGATGCTTTACACCATGGAGACATTGAACACCGGGAGTTGCATAACGCCTATGGCTACTACTTCCACATGGCAACATCTAATGGTCTTCTAAAACGTGGGGTTGGGAATGACAGGCCTTTTGTTTTGTCAAGAGCCTTCTTCCCAGGGAGTCAAAGATATGGATCTGTTTGGACAGGAGATAACACAGCAGATTGGGATCATCTGAGGGTTTCAGTTCCAATGATCTTGACACTTGGTCTCTCTGGAATTTCATTCTCTGGTAAatgcaattcttttttttcctaatcaTTTGTATTGTTTTGTCAGATGATTACATttaatcattttgttatttcttcaaaACCCGTCTTCTAGGTGCGGATGTTGGTGGGTTCTTTGGCAACCCAGAGCCTGAGTTATTAGTTCGCTGGTATCAACTTGGTGCCTTCTATCCTTTCTTCAGGGCCCATGCCCATCAGGACACCAAAAGACGAGAACCTTGGTTATTTGGGTATAACTTTTCTATTTATTCCATTCAACTATGTTTggccctttttttatatatatttgggcaTGAAGGCATTGAGCAGGGAGGGCACTCGTGATTGATAGTGGCGTTCTACGTTGTTCTTGTGTatttttcttactcttcttcCCT
This Populus alba chromosome 7, ASM523922v2, whole genome shotgun sequence DNA region includes the following protein-coding sequences:
- the LOC118043465 gene encoding uncharacterized protein; the encoded protein is MATLSISTALQKLTPFPSSFSSSKKQNTFVSFPISIQNPNSIRLPICHATAKSQTGPVKKRSSSSSTASPNTNKKKKRRSKGGSGDNLNLRDVEIVKDDGGLADVQVDDDDDDDSDDSFYSDSVSRKVSTHPNMPLPKPPAGFVVDDSGRVLLASTKRIVTMVDPTNNYPLECVIRRIFRSSRGDECMLLCPADTPVQILKSVNIDGWSAVSDGEVESILPAAAYALAKIHMHLVHSGLCYTARGGFCYSEDDIFDFRTDDGEDIDGLPNEGVEITCFHLDGAHYMIYTPSDPLLFVAVKDQDGQLQIADDDLLEDPAIISAIDEETEFNALVEEEAALLESLMGER
- the LOC118043467 gene encoding probable glucan 1,3-alpha-glucosidase is translated as MKPLAPFILSLLFLTSQTVLSFKREEFRNCHQTPFCKRARSRSPGACTLTPHSISISNGDLTATLLSKTDEQIRPLILSLSVYQDGILRLKIDEDYNHPDPPAPKRRFQVPDVVLPEFESNKLWLQRLSTETVDGESSPSTVVYLSDGYDAVLRHDPFEIYIRDKKSGNQKLISLNSHQLFDFEQLRVKQEKQDSDNNEDSGSDDNWEERFRSHTDTRPYGPQSISFDVSFYNAEFVSGIPEHATSLALKPTRGPGVEKDSEPYRLFNLDVFEYLNESPFGLYGSIPLMISHGKEGRSAGFFWLNAAEMQIDVLGDGWDAEYGIELVKQKSIDTFWMSEAGIVDAFFFVGPGPKDVVKQYTSVTGRPSMPQLFSIAYHQCRWNYRDEEDVENVDAKFDEHDIPYDVLWLDIEHTDGKRYFTWDPVLFPNPEEMQKKLAAKGRHMVTIVDPHIKRDDSFRVHKEATEKGYYVRDASGKDFDGWCWPGSSSYLDMVNPEIRSWWGDKFSYENYVGSTPSLYIWNDMNEPSVFNGPEVSMPRDALHHGDIEHRELHNAYGYYFHMATSNGLLKRGVGNDRPFVLSRAFFPGSQRYGSVWTGDNTADWDHLRVSVPMILTLGLSGISFSGADVGGFFGNPEPELLVRWYQLGAFYPFFRAHAHQDTKRREPWLFGEKNTRLIREAIHVRYMLLPYFYTLFREANTTGIPVMRPLWMEFPSDEITFSNDEAFMVGSSLLVQGIYTERAKYASVYLPGKELWYDIRTGAAYKGGKTHKLEAKEESVPAFQRAGTIIPRKDRLRRSSTQMVNDPYTLVIALNSSQAAEGELYIDDGKSYEFLQGAYIHRRFVFANGKLTSINLAPSSSSKSQFSSKSILERIILLGYSPGPKNALIEPANQKTEVELGPLMLQGGRGSSVVTIRKPAVQVSDDWTIKIL